The Eubacteriaceae bacterium Marseille-Q4139 genome has a window encoding:
- a CDS encoding leucine-rich repeat protein, protein MKKAKRIAAALLACALLSGCGGGNTAEAGKTEAGKETAAVSEKEATTAASETEETAAPSQPVVSDNEFIREVEELLAAITPLEPYVSIRPEEVPENAESDFEFHVSDPYTFITGYKGSSTQVKIPANLGGGKVLSIDKDAFRKNEAITWLYLPDTVKSIDKSSFSKCTALQEVYIAGVDSIDAKAFEDCTALRRVEIGGCKEINARTTDPSGAGAFCGCTSLEEVVFPADLESMGVGAFEECIRLKEADLSGTKLPYLSQNAFLRCYSLESISLPETMAYINGNACLEAYSLKNLQFAEGSTFFIEDSMVYGYQDGNGPNPDNLECVMCLMGARASEIHIKDGTKTLSFKGIAQNPFVKVITVPDSVTRLEGHAFFDVDNLERLELGSGLTYMDQYALFSRNKKYLTVTHQGETYEGFDTFYEAFNQ, encoded by the coding sequence ATGAAAAAAGCAAAGAGGATTGCGGCGGCTCTTCTGGCCTGCGCCCTTTTATCCGGCTGCGGCGGCGGAAACACGGCTGAGGCCGGAAAAACAGAGGCGGGCAAAGAGACGGCGGCTGTTTCTGAAAAGGAGGCGACGACGGCCGCTTCCGAAACCGAAGAGACGGCGGCCCCTTCCCAGCCTGTCGTGTCAGATAACGAGTTCATCAGAGAGGTGGAGGAGCTTCTGGCGGCCATCACGCCCCTGGAGCCCTACGTCTCCATCCGGCCGGAGGAAGTACCGGAAAACGCGGAGTCGGATTTTGAGTTTCATGTCTCGGATCCATACACGTTTATCACGGGATACAAAGGCAGCTCGACCCAGGTAAAAATCCCGGCGAACCTCGGCGGCGGGAAAGTGCTTTCCATCGACAAGGATGCGTTCAGAAAGAATGAAGCGATCACCTGGCTTTATCTGCCGGACACGGTGAAGTCCATCGACAAATCCAGCTTCAGCAAGTGCACGGCGCTCCAGGAGGTCTACATTGCGGGCGTGGACTCCATCGACGCCAAGGCCTTTGAAGACTGCACGGCGCTCAGGCGGGTGGAAATCGGCGGCTGCAAGGAGATTAACGCCCGAACCACCGATCCGTCGGGGGCAGGCGCTTTCTGCGGCTGTACGTCCCTGGAGGAAGTGGTATTCCCGGCGGATCTGGAAAGCATGGGCGTCGGAGCCTTTGAAGAGTGTATCCGCTTAAAGGAAGCCGACTTATCGGGTACAAAACTTCCGTATCTGAGCCAGAATGCGTTTCTTCGCTGTTACAGCCTGGAAAGCATCTCCCTGCCGGAGACCATGGCTTATATCAATGGGAACGCCTGCCTCGAGGCCTACTCTCTTAAGAATCTTCAGTTTGCCGAGGGCAGCACGTTCTTTATCGAAGATTCCATGGTTTACGGGTACCAGGACGGCAATGGGCCGAATCCGGATAACCTGGAGTGCGTCATGTGCCTGATGGGGGCGAGGGCCAGCGAAATCCATATCAAGGACGGCACAAAGACCTTGTCCTTTAAGGGAATCGCACAGAATCCCTTCGTCAAGGTCATCACGGTTCCCGACAGCGTGACGCGGCTGGAGGGGCATGCATTTTTCGACGTTGACAACCTGGAACGGCTGGAGCTGGGGAGCGGGCTCACCTACATGGATCAATATGCGCTCTTCTCCCGCAATAAGAAGTATCTTACGGTCACGCACCAGGGAGAAACCTATGAAGGGTTTGACACCTTTTACGAGGCATTCAATCAGTAA
- a CDS encoding IS1182 family transposase → MTSKLKYHKNYTEFGEPYQLVLPLNLEGLVPDDDSVRLLSHELEDLDYSLLYQAYSAKGRNPAVDPKTMFKILTYAYSQNIYSSRKIETACRRDINFMWLLAGQKAPDHSTIARFRTGFLADACENLFYQMVCRLEASRELSKETVFIDGTKLEACANKYTFVWKKSVGKWEAKMYERIQEAVCLLNQDYICGFYVGEESRTQDLQEICRFLEERCRLDGTVLVHGRGKRKSRNQKYLELFRRFLERQTIYDWHTASFQGRNNYCKTDPDATFMHMKDDHMRNAQLKPGYNVQIAVDSEYIVAAGIFQDRNDVWTLVPFLKNMEVNLGFRYPSVTADSGYESEEAYEYLKSQGQIPYIKPQTYEKWKKRSFKKDISKRENMAYKEETDTYTCHAGKTLREVFKKKQKSKSGYQSEVTVYECEDCGGCPYKEKCTRAKGNKRLYLSKNFLKKRRESYENIISEKGIQYRTNRSIQVEGAFGVLKNDYEFQRFLLRGKTKVKLEILLLCLGYNLNKLHAKIQNGRTGSHLFEVKTA, encoded by the coding sequence ATGACCAGTAAATTAAAATACCATAAAAATTATACCGAATTCGGTGAGCCTTATCAACTGGTTTTGCCATTAAATTTGGAAGGTTTGGTTCCTGATGATGATTCTGTTCGACTGCTGAGCCACGAATTGGAGGATTTAGATTACAGCTTGCTGTATCAGGCTTACTCTGCCAAAGGCAGAAATCCGGCAGTGGACCCAAAGACCATGTTCAAGATCCTGACTTATGCCTATTCCCAGAACATCTATTCATCCAGAAAAATTGAAACCGCATGCAGACGCGACATCAACTTTATGTGGCTGCTTGCCGGACAAAAAGCACCGGATCACAGCACCATTGCCCGTTTCCGAACCGGTTTTCTGGCAGATGCCTGTGAAAATCTGTTCTACCAGATGGTCTGCCGCCTGGAAGCAAGCAGAGAATTATCAAAAGAAACCGTATTTATTGATGGGACAAAACTGGAAGCCTGTGCCAATAAATATACCTTCGTCTGGAAGAAATCGGTGGGGAAATGGGAAGCAAAGATGTACGAACGGATTCAGGAGGCAGTTTGTCTTCTGAACCAGGATTATATCTGCGGGTTCTATGTGGGAGAGGAAAGCCGTACCCAGGACCTTCAGGAAATCTGCCGGTTTCTGGAAGAACGATGCCGTCTGGATGGGACGGTTTTGGTACATGGAAGAGGAAAACGCAAAAGCCGGAATCAAAAATATCTGGAACTGTTCCGCCGGTTTCTGGAACGCCAGACAATCTATGACTGGCATACAGCTAGTTTCCAGGGCCGGAATAACTACTGCAAGACGGATCCGGATGCCACTTTTATGCACATGAAGGATGATCATATGAGGAATGCCCAGCTGAAACCTGGATATAACGTCCAGATCGCAGTGGACAGCGAATACATTGTGGCAGCTGGGATTTTTCAGGATCGGAATGATGTATGGACACTGGTGCCGTTTCTGAAAAACATGGAAGTGAACCTGGGATTTCGATATCCCAGTGTGACTGCGGATTCGGGGTATGAAAGCGAAGAGGCTTATGAATATCTGAAAAGCCAGGGTCAGATCCCTTACATCAAACCGCAGACCTACGAAAAATGGAAAAAGAGAAGTTTTAAGAAAGACATCAGCAAACGGGAAAATATGGCGTATAAGGAAGAGACAGACACCTACACCTGTCATGCAGGAAAAACACTGAGAGAAGTGTTTAAAAAGAAGCAGAAAAGCAAAAGCGGCTATCAGTCCGAGGTAACAGTATATGAATGTGAGGATTGCGGCGGATGTCCGTATAAGGAAAAATGTACGAGGGCAAAGGGAAATAAGAGGCTGTATCTTTCCAAAAACTTTTTGAAAAAGCGTCGGGAATCTTATGAGAACATCATAAGCGAAAAAGGGATCCAGTATCGGACAAACCGTTCGATTCAAGTAGAAGGAGCCTTTGGGGTGTTGAAAAACGATTATGAATTCCAGAGATTTCTGCTGAGAGGGAAAACGAAGGTAAAACTGGAGATCCTTCTGCTGTGCCTGGGGTATAATCTGAATAAATTGCATGCTAAGATCCAAAATGGCCGGACAGGAAGCCACCTGTTTGAAGTAAAAACTGCATAG
- a CDS encoding recombinase family protein has translation MIYGYIRVSTREQNEDRQLIALREMGVPECNIFMDKQSGKDFNRPAYRNLLRKLKKDDLLCIKSIDRLGRNYEEIQVQWRILTKDKGVDICVLDMRLLDTRRGKDLVGTFLSDIVLQVLSFVAENERVNIRQRQAEGIAAAKARGVRFGKPPRPLPPNFKEVYGKWKSGAITCTAAAKECGLPLSTFRDKARACENTAISQEK, from the coding sequence GCAGCTCATCGCCTTGCGGGAGATGGGAGTGCCGGAGTGCAATATTTTCATGGACAAGCAGTCGGGAAAGGATTTCAACCGTCCGGCGTACCGGAATTTGCTGCGGAAATTAAAAAAAGACGACCTGCTCTGCATCAAGAGCATCGACCGTCTTGGAAGGAACTATGAAGAAATTCAGGTGCAGTGGCGGATCCTGACAAAGGACAAGGGCGTGGACATCTGCGTCCTCGACATGCGCCTTCTGGACACCCGCAGGGGGAAAGACCTGGTGGGCACGTTTCTCAGCGATATCGTGCTGCAAGTGCTGTCCTTTGTGGCGGAAAACGAGCGTGTGAACATCCGGCAGAGGCAGGCAGAAGGCATCGCGGCGGCTAAAGCCAGAGGCGTGAGGTTCGGGAAACCGCCTAGGCCGCTTCCGCCCAATTTTAAAGAGGTTTACGGGAAGTGGAAATCCGGCGCCATCACCTGCACGGCGGCGGCAAAGGAATGCGGGCTTCCGCTGTCCACCTTCCGGGACAAAGCGCGGGCCTGCGAAAATACCGCCATTTCGCAGGAAAAGTGA